A stretch of Lathyrus oleraceus cultivar Zhongwan6 chromosome 6, CAAS_Psat_ZW6_1.0, whole genome shotgun sequence DNA encodes these proteins:
- the LOC127093330 gene encoding B3 domain-containing protein At3g18960 isoform X2: MSSQELDHWNNGVHFFKIILESILQEEKLRVPISFVRRYWKGIENPVTLRLPNMIQKKVFWEKNSDYDVLFCKGWKEFANYLSMGDSQLLVFQYQENSLFNVIVFGKNGLEIKYPVIEISEDSIEIEARKNSLGMIEDPSQKNGKPCDLIDVSYEDNDLKERSRVLYDKVKNTFHSNKDFFICMIQKTYIERDLLGIPIEFGRKFLRGLQGKNVTLFVNPKKTWIVNLNLTSKHQYTLSGGWRKFRVDNNVKFGDVCVLIFNKSKGKISFKVTIFSLENDM; the protein is encoded by the exons ATGTCTTCTCAAGAGCTTGATCATTGGAATAATGGTGTTCATTTTTTCAAGATTATTCTTGAAAGTATCCTCCAAGAAGAAAAACTG AGAGTTCCTATAAGTTTTGTGAGAAGGTATTGGAAAGGAATAGAAAACCCAGTTACCCTAAGGCTACCAAATATGATTCAAAAGAAAGTTTTTTGGGAGAAAAATAGTGATTATGATGTTTTGTTTTGCAAGGGTTGGAAAGAATTTGCAAATTATTTATCTATGGGTGATTCACAGCTTTTGGTCTTTCAATATCAAGAAAATTCTCTCTTTAATGTGATTGTATTTGGAAAAAACGGATTAGAAATTAAATATCCTGTCATAGAGATTAGTGAAGATTCTATTGAGATTGAAGCTCGTAAAAATTCTTTGGGAATGATTGAAGATCCTTCACAAAAGAATGGAAAACCTTGTGATCTTATAGATGTGAGCTATGAGGACAATG ATTTGAAGGAGAGAAGTAGGGTTTTGTATGACAAAGTGAAGAATACATTTCACTCTAATAAGGACTTCTTCATATGCATGATTCAAAAGACATACATTGAAAGAGATCTCTTG GGCATACCAATTGAATTTGGTAGGAAATTTTTGCGTGGATTACAAGgaaaaaatgttactctttttgTTAATCCCAAGAAAACATGGATTGTTAATTTGAATCTCACTTCAAAGCATCAATATACACTAAGTGGTGGATGGAGAAAATTTCGTGTCGATAATAATGTAAAATTCGGCGATGTTTGTGTTCTTATATTTAATAAAAGCAAAGGAAAAATTTCATTTAAAGTTACTATTTTCTCTCTAGAAAATGACATGTGA
- the LOC127093330 gene encoding B3 domain-containing protein At3g18960 isoform X1 yields MSSQELDHWNNGVHFFKIILESILQEEKLRVPISFVRRYWKGIENPVTLRLPNMIQKKVFWEKNSDYDVLFCKGWKEFANYLSMGDSQLLVFQYQENSLFNVIVFGKNGLEIKYPVIEISEDSIEIEARKNSLGMIEDPSQKNGKPCDLIDVSYEDNEDLKERSRVLYDKVKNTFHSNKDFFICMIQKTYIERDLLGIPIEFGRKFLRGLQGKNVTLFVNPKKTWIVNLNLTSKHQYTLSGGWRKFRVDNNVKFGDVCVLIFNKSKGKISFKVTIFSLENDM; encoded by the exons ATGTCTTCTCAAGAGCTTGATCATTGGAATAATGGTGTTCATTTTTTCAAGATTATTCTTGAAAGTATCCTCCAAGAAGAAAAACTG AGAGTTCCTATAAGTTTTGTGAGAAGGTATTGGAAAGGAATAGAAAACCCAGTTACCCTAAGGCTACCAAATATGATTCAAAAGAAAGTTTTTTGGGAGAAAAATAGTGATTATGATGTTTTGTTTTGCAAGGGTTGGAAAGAATTTGCAAATTATTTATCTATGGGTGATTCACAGCTTTTGGTCTTTCAATATCAAGAAAATTCTCTCTTTAATGTGATTGTATTTGGAAAAAACGGATTAGAAATTAAATATCCTGTCATAGAGATTAGTGAAGATTCTATTGAGATTGAAGCTCGTAAAAATTCTTTGGGAATGATTGAAGATCCTTCACAAAAGAATGGAAAACCTTGTGATCTTATAGATGTGAGCTATGAGGACAATG AAGATTTGAAGGAGAGAAGTAGGGTTTTGTATGACAAAGTGAAGAATACATTTCACTCTAATAAGGACTTCTTCATATGCATGATTCAAAAGACATACATTGAAAGAGATCTCTTG GGCATACCAATTGAATTTGGTAGGAAATTTTTGCGTGGATTACAAGgaaaaaatgttactctttttgTTAATCCCAAGAAAACATGGATTGTTAATTTGAATCTCACTTCAAAGCATCAATATACACTAAGTGGTGGATGGAGAAAATTTCGTGTCGATAATAATGTAAAATTCGGCGATGTTTGTGTTCTTATATTTAATAAAAGCAAAGGAAAAATTTCATTTAAAGTTACTATTTTCTCTCTAGAAAATGACATGTGA
- the LOC127091607 gene encoding zinc finger protein CONSTANS-LIKE 4 produces the protein MATKLCDSCKSTKATLFCRSDSAFLCITCDSNIHAANKLASRHHRVTLCEVCEQAPAHVTCKADAAALCVSCDHDIHSANPLASRHERIPLNTFHHNSKQQFFSESDPDADVSTEEAEAASWLLQTPANPKGPDLNSSHYSFTEIDATDLNFVCVDAKTDSPEQHSPGTPDGVVPVQSHSKTVTEHYSDINNDFSTSKPFTYNYNHSVSSPSLEVGVVPDGNVMSEMSYCGYGRTEAVQITAADREARVMRYREKRKNRRFEKTIRYASRKAYAETRPRIKGRFAKRTDLNMNVNLIAEDESYDGYGVVPSC, from the exons ATGGCCACTAAGCTCTGTGATTCCTGCAAGTCAACAAAAGCAACACTATTCTGCCGTTCTGACTCAGCTTTCCTCTGTATCACCTGTGACTCCAACATCCACGCCGCCAACAAACTCGCCTCCCGCCATCACCGCGTCACACTCTGCGAAGTCTGTGAACAAGCTCCTGCTCACGTCACATGCAAAGCAGACGCCGCTGCTCTCTGCGTCTCCTGCGACCACGACATCCACTCCGCCAATCCCCTCGCTAGCCGCCACGAACGCATCCCGCTCAACACTTTCCACCACAACAGCAAGCAACAATTCTTCTCCGAATCCGATCCAGATGCTGACGTCAGCACCGAAGAAGCCGAAGCTGCTTCCTGGCTCCTCCAAACTCCCGCCAACCCTAAAGGCCCCGATCTCAACTCATCTCACTACTCATTCACCGAAATCGACGCTACCGACCTCAATTTCGTCTGTGTTGACGCCAAAACTGACTCGCCGGAGCAACATAGTCCCGGCACCCCAGACGGAGTTGTGCCGGTGCAATCTCATAGCAAAACCGTCACCGAACACTACTCCGATATCAACAACGATTTCTCTACTTCTAAACCTTTTACTTACAACTACAATCACAGC GTATCGTCGCCTTCGCTGGAGGTTGGAGTTGTACCAGACGGAAACGTGATGTCGGAGATGTCATACTGCGGTTACGGAAGGACGGAGGCGGTGCAAATCACGGCGGCGGATAGAGAAGCTAGGGTTATGAGGTACAGAGAGAAGAGAAAGAATAGAAGGTTCGAGAAGACAATTCGTTACGCATCGAGAAAAGCGTATGCAGAAACTAGACCTAGAATTAAAGGAAGGTTCGCAAAACGCACTGATTTGAATATGAATGTGAATCTAATCGCTGAGGATGAGTCTTATGATGGATACGGCGTCGTTCCTTCCTGTTGA